The Desulfosporosinus acidiphilus SJ4 genome has a window encoding:
- a CDS encoding peptidyl-prolyl cis-trans isomerase has protein sequence MKKSRLGILVGVIMLVLITAGCSSSADGKWVAQVNGDPILIKDYDARVADVQKTYESQGMKFDTDQGKQALTQIKSQVLDRMIEGQLLAQEVKKLKLNTADASIKSQEDAIKKNMGTDAQFQSMLSQQGMSQTELTNFLTVYTKITSDVKQPTDSEVQTYYDKNKANYGQPESVTAHHILLKTEADAKAIIAQLEQAQKNNEKILPLFEQLAKEKSTEPGAKESGGDLGTFTKGKMVPEFEAAAFAQKVGTFSTTPVKTQFGYHVIYVEAHTPASTPDFASIKTQVAQDAFNEAKDTKFQTFFDDLKKNSKIEYAKGYQPAS, from the coding sequence ATGAAAAAGTCCCGGCTCGGGATACTAGTTGGCGTTATAATGTTGGTGTTGATAACTGCAGGCTGCTCTTCATCGGCAGATGGTAAATGGGTGGCCCAAGTTAATGGGGACCCAATTCTCATCAAGGATTATGATGCTCGTGTGGCAGATGTACAAAAAACCTATGAGAGTCAAGGTATGAAGTTTGACACGGATCAAGGGAAACAAGCCTTAACACAAATTAAAAGTCAAGTTCTTGATCGTATGATTGAAGGACAGCTTTTGGCCCAAGAGGTCAAGAAACTTAAGCTGAATACGGCAGATGCTTCGATTAAGAGCCAGGAAGATGCGATTAAAAAGAATATGGGTACAGATGCTCAATTTCAGTCTATGTTAAGCCAACAAGGCATGTCTCAAACAGAGTTGACAAATTTTTTAACGGTTTATACTAAGATAACTTCGGATGTCAAACAGCCGACTGACAGCGAGGTACAAACGTATTATGACAAAAACAAAGCGAATTACGGTCAACCCGAAAGTGTTACTGCCCATCACATTTTACTTAAGACAGAAGCCGATGCCAAAGCGATTATCGCGCAGTTAGAACAAGCCCAGAAAAATAACGAAAAAATTCTTCCTCTGTTTGAGCAACTTGCTAAAGAAAAATCCACAGAACCGGGAGCCAAAGAGTCGGGAGGAGATCTCGGAACTTTCACCAAAGGGAAAATGGTTCCGGAGTTCGAAGCGGCGGCTTTTGCCCAGAAAGTAGGAACCTTTTCCACAACTCCTGTTAAAACGCAGTTTGGTTATCATGTTATTTATGTTGAAGCACATACGCCTGCCAGTACACCGGATTTTGCAAGCATAAAGACTCAAGTGGCCCAAGATGCGTTCAATGAGGCTAAAGACACTAAGTTTCAAACATTTTTTGATGACTTGAAGAAAAATTCTAAGATTGAATATGCCAAAGGGTACCAACCGGCAAGCTAA
- the spoVT gene encoding stage V sporulation protein T, whose product MKATGIVRRIDDLGRVVIPKEIRRTLRIREGDPLEIFVDREGEVILKKYSPIRELGEFAKEYADSLFEATGHITCISDRDTIIAVAGASKKEYLNKPIDHSVEQAMEERRTLQIGLTNSGDNSAAKINDSDEEDQSKVVCEVIAPIISQGDPIGSVMIISKEPNAKMGDLEIKLVETAAVFLAKQMEQ is encoded by the coding sequence ATGAAAGCAACAGGTATTGTGAGAAGAATTGATGACCTTGGCCGGGTCGTTATTCCAAAGGAAATTCGTCGGACTCTTCGCATCCGGGAAGGTGATCCGTTAGAAATTTTTGTAGATCGAGAAGGGGAGGTTATCCTAAAAAAATACTCCCCCATCAGAGAATTGGGGGAGTTCGCCAAGGAGTATGCCGATTCTCTGTTTGAAGCGACCGGGCACATCACTTGTATTTCGGATCGTGATACAATTATTGCCGTGGCAGGGGCTTCGAAGAAAGAGTACTTAAATAAACCAATAGATCATTCCGTTGAACAAGCTATGGAAGAAAGGAGAACACTTCAAATAGGTTTAACTAATTCCGGTGACAATAGTGCAGCCAAAATTAATGATAGCGATGAAGAGGATCAATCTAAAGTAGTCTGTGAAGTGATTGCTCCAATTATTTCTCAAGGAGACCCTATTGGGTCGGTAATGATCATTTCAAAAGAGCCCAATGCGAAGATGGGAGATTTAGAAATTAAACTGGTTGAGACGGCAGCGGTTTTTCTGGCCAAACAGATGGAGCAATAG
- the mazG gene encoding nucleoside triphosphate pyrophosphohydrolase, protein MSSCLHVIGLGPSGLEQLTLGNYRRLRDAKKVFVRTSQHPCVQELLAEGISLESFDDVYDSEASFEEVYQKITERLKTELQKGSEVIYAVPGHPMVAEKTIQLIRKNLEKDYRVIIHPAMSFVDEIFRVLNFDPIEGVLIRNYDALKDSDLTGREWLIVPQVYNRLIASEVKLDLMRFYPDGADVFIVRGLGTSGEQVDKLPLFEVDHGTFDHLTTIVLPPCSEVISWARLVQIMAVLRSPAGCAWDREQDHQTLKPCLIEESYEVLDAIEKEDMYNLCEELGDLLLQVVFHAQLASENEEFEIQDVLQGIIQKLLRRHPHVFGEETIETADDVIQAWDRIKQEEKAGEKKEKAFFSDPQGLPALMLASATQRKAAKVGFDWTDLEGPFQKVQEELQELQDALKTGVGIREEFGDLLFALVNVSRFLKLDAEEALREAVHKFQRRFLKMVELIHQENQEIEHLSLKDMDVFWERAKFQEKNGKLM, encoded by the coding sequence ATGTCCTCGTGTCTTCATGTCATTGGACTGGGTCCTTCGGGACTTGAACAATTAACGTTAGGGAATTACCGTCGTCTTCGTGATGCTAAGAAGGTTTTTGTGAGAACTTCGCAGCACCCTTGTGTTCAGGAATTATTGGCGGAAGGTATCTCCTTGGAATCCTTTGATGACGTTTATGATTCTGAAGCTTCCTTTGAGGAGGTGTACCAAAAAATTACCGAACGATTGAAAACAGAGCTGCAAAAGGGTTCGGAGGTCATCTATGCTGTGCCGGGACATCCTATGGTTGCCGAAAAGACAATCCAACTTATCCGCAAAAACTTGGAAAAGGACTATAGAGTAATTATTCATCCTGCCATGAGTTTTGTGGATGAAATTTTCCGGGTACTGAATTTTGATCCTATTGAGGGAGTGCTTATCCGAAACTATGATGCTCTCAAAGATTCGGACCTGACAGGACGGGAATGGCTTATTGTTCCTCAGGTCTATAACCGCTTAATTGCCTCGGAGGTAAAGCTTGATCTCATGCGGTTCTATCCCGATGGGGCAGATGTGTTTATTGTTCGTGGGTTGGGTACTTCCGGAGAACAGGTGGACAAGCTTCCTCTTTTTGAAGTGGATCACGGAACCTTCGATCATTTAACAACGATTGTCTTGCCCCCGTGTTCGGAGGTCATTTCCTGGGCTAGATTGGTGCAAATAATGGCGGTATTGCGTTCTCCCGCCGGTTGTGCTTGGGACAGAGAACAGGATCATCAAACCCTGAAGCCTTGTTTGATCGAAGAAAGCTATGAAGTGTTGGATGCCATTGAAAAAGAGGATATGTATAATTTGTGTGAAGAGTTGGGAGACTTATTACTGCAAGTTGTATTTCATGCCCAGCTTGCTTCAGAGAACGAAGAATTTGAAATTCAAGATGTCTTACAAGGTATTATTCAAAAGTTGCTGCGCAGGCATCCACACGTTTTTGGTGAAGAGACGATTGAAACTGCGGATGATGTAATTCAGGCTTGGGATAGAATTAAACAGGAAGAAAAAGCCGGCGAAAAAAAGGAAAAAGCCTTTTTCAGCGATCCGCAAGGTTTACCGGCACTGATGCTGGCTTCGGCAACACAACGCAAAGCGGCTAAAGTTGGGTTTGACTGGACCGATCTCGAAGGTCCTTTCCAGAAAGTCCAGGAAGAATTGCAAGAGCTGCAGGATGCCTTGAAAACTGGGGTGGGTATTCGTGAAGAGTTTGGGGATCTATTGTTCGCGCTGGTAAATGTATCAAGATTTCTTAAACTGGATGCAGAAGAAGCTCTCAGGGAGGCGGTACATAAGTTTCAGAGGCGCTTTCTCAAAATGGTAGAACTTATTCACCAAGAGAATCAGGAAATTGAACACTTATCCCTTAAGGACATGGATGTTTTTTGGGAAAGGGCAAAATTCCAAGAAAAAAACGGTAAATTAATGTAA
- a CDS encoding HU family DNA-binding protein, translating to MNKAELVSAVAEKAEMSKKDAEKAVSAVFATIEESLAQNEKVQLVGFGTFEVKERAERTGRNPQTKETIIIPAAKVPGFKAGKALKDAVQK from the coding sequence TTGAATAAGGCTGAATTGGTAAGTGCAGTTGCTGAAAAGGCAGAAATGTCCAAGAAGGACGCAGAAAAGGCCGTAAGCGCCGTTTTTGCCACGATTGAAGAATCTTTAGCACAAAACGAAAAAGTTCAATTAGTGGGCTTTGGAACCTTTGAAGTAAAAGAACGTGCTGAGAGAACTGGAAGAAACCCACAAACTAAAGAAACAATCATTATTCCCGCTGCAAAAGTGCCTGGTTTCAAAGCGGGGAAAGCTCTTAAGGACGCTGTCCAAAAATAA
- a CDS encoding RNA-binding S4 domain-containing protein yields the protein MRIDKFLKVSRLIKRRTVAKDVCVGEKISINGRIVKPSAEVKPGDQIILEIANHVVEVKVLATPNNIKANEAHTLYELIRDERKTESY from the coding sequence ATGCGTATCGACAAATTTTTAAAGGTTTCCCGCCTGATTAAACGACGCACAGTGGCTAAAGATGTGTGTGTGGGAGAAAAGATTAGTATTAATGGACGAATTGTCAAACCTTCTGCAGAAGTTAAACCCGGAGATCAAATTATCCTTGAGATTGCGAACCATGTTGTAGAAGTAAAAGTTTTAGCAACACCCAATAATATAAAAGCAAACGAAGCCCACACTCTCTATGAGTTAATCAGAGATGAGAGAAAGACAGAGTCTTATTGA
- the yabP gene encoding sporulation protein YabP, whose translation MADYIGKGHRLVMENRETLALTGIKKVQSFDPKEIILETELGVLSIKGEQLGIKQLNLEESMVDIEGFVSALIYHRGTGGGSRQGLMHKIFR comes from the coding sequence ATGGCAGATTATATTGGCAAAGGACATCGCCTTGTCATGGAAAACCGAGAAACCCTTGCGTTGACCGGAATAAAAAAGGTTCAGTCCTTTGATCCGAAAGAAATTATTCTGGAAACGGAATTAGGAGTTCTTAGTATTAAAGGGGAACAATTAGGAATTAAGCAGCTTAACCTTGAGGAAAGTATGGTAGACATCGAGGGCTTTGTCAGTGCTCTTATTTATCATCGAGGAACAGGAGGAGGCTCCCGGCAGGGCTTAATGCATAAGATTTTTCGCTAG
- the yabQ gene encoding spore cortex biosynthesis protein YabQ, with translation MTFFWVIAAGVMVGVVFDFFRTFRRWQGWGPIVTFGGDILFSLVALLILYRLFFRANALAFRFYNVWGSLLGLILYLRVLSRYLTRGYLMVYQMIANLLKLFVRGIMIPFRGLVLLMRPPYAILRWFSLLSYRIGEHIIYRPLLGLPMAIKEWWRQMWPPRTNG, from the coding sequence ATGACGTTTTTTTGGGTCATCGCAGCAGGAGTGATGGTCGGAGTCGTATTTGATTTTTTTCGAACGTTTAGGCGATGGCAGGGGTGGGGACCCATCGTAACGTTTGGAGGAGATATCCTCTTTTCTCTTGTCGCCTTGTTAATCCTCTACCGGTTATTTTTTAGGGCCAATGCACTTGCCTTTAGATTTTACAATGTTTGGGGCAGTCTTTTAGGACTCATTCTTTATTTGAGAGTTTTAAGCCGCTATTTGACAAGAGGTTATTTAATGGTTTATCAAATGATTGCCAACCTCTTGAAACTTTTCGTCAGAGGGATAATGATACCGTTTCGAGGGCTTGTTCTGCTGATGCGCCCGCCCTATGCTATTTTGCGTTGGTTTAGCTTACTTTCTTACCGTATTGGCGAACATATAATCTACCGGCCTTTATTAGGTTTGCCGATGGCTATAAAGGAATGGTGGAGACAGATGTGGCCACCTAGGACCAATGGGTAA
- a CDS encoding sigma factor-like helix-turn-helix DNA-binding protein, translated as MQIEIRGLEKLSFRERQAVILKESGKSLENIAKQLQLSSSSVATLLNRARSKGYEIVCIIPSGELGLGGADWDEEVSTED; from the coding sequence GTGCAAATTGAAATCAGAGGCTTGGAAAAACTTAGCTTTCGAGAACGTCAGGCAGTGATTCTTAAAGAAAGTGGAAAATCTTTAGAAAATATAGCCAAGCAACTTCAGCTTAGTTCAAGCTCTGTAGCCACTTTGCTAAATCGTGCCCGGAGCAAGGGGTATGAGATTGTATGTATTATTCCAAGTGGTGAGCTTGGTTTAGGGGGAGCAGATTGGGATGAAGAAGTCTCAACAGAAGATTAA
- a CDS encoding FtsB family cell division protein: MKKSQQKIKPIKRRKSHLRPGTIFLLLLVFVVAGSSAWQLWKLHVSVEQQITQLTQEKEDLVKQENSLHEEIAQLNTPSYIEQLAREQLGLVKHGEILISPKN; this comes from the coding sequence ATGAAGAAGTCTCAACAGAAGATTAAACCGATAAAACGACGTAAGTCGCATCTTCGACCAGGAACAATCTTCCTTTTGCTCCTTGTTTTTGTTGTGGCCGGCAGCTCCGCTTGGCAGCTTTGGAAACTCCATGTCTCAGTTGAACAACAGATTACTCAGTTGACTCAAGAAAAAGAAGATTTAGTTAAACAAGAAAACTCACTCCATGAGGAAATCGCTCAGTTAAATACACCAAGTTATATTGAGCAATTGGCGCGGGAACAGTTGGGTCTTGTTAAGCATGGCGAAATTCTCATTTCTCCCAAGAATTAG
- a CDS encoding S1 RNA-binding domain-containing protein gives MAIDVGSIVEGVVTGITNFGAFIELPDRVTGLVHISEVADAYVKDVRDYLKEQDHVKVKVIHVDEKGKIGLSIKQANPTVRNTSRERRVQPTVSFEDKLAKFIKDSDERQTEFRRATESKRGGRGSSRY, from the coding sequence ATGGCCATTGACGTTGGCAGTATTGTTGAAGGAGTCGTTACCGGGATCACGAACTTTGGAGCGTTTATCGAATTACCGGATAGGGTAACCGGACTTGTACATATCTCAGAGGTTGCTGATGCTTATGTCAAGGATGTACGAGATTATTTAAAGGAACAGGATCATGTTAAGGTAAAAGTCATTCACGTCGATGAAAAGGGAAAAATTGGTCTCTCTATAAAACAAGCTAATCCCACTGTTCGCAATACGAGTCGTGAACGCCGAGTTCAGCCAACGGTGTCCTTTGAGGATAAATTGGCCAAGTTTATAAAAGACAGTGATGAACGTCAGACAGAATTTCGTCGCGCCACAGAATCCAAGCGTGGAGGAAGGGGCTCGAGCAGATATTAA